The Chryseobacterium aureum genome contains a region encoding:
- a CDS encoding TerD family protein, which produces MAINLQKGQKIEIGLTKMTIGLGWDPNEGTGHDFDLDASAIMIDSDRKLVSEEYFVFYNNLSSPDGALTHTGDDPNGKSSDGDDDEAIIIDLDKVDARVEEILFVVTIEDFERRRQNFGQVRNSYIRVVDNHSNQEIAKYELDEDFSIETGVEFGRLYKRNGSWKFEASGIGYRADLGFFLEKYYKGQIIK; this is translated from the coding sequence ATGGCAATTAATCTACAGAAAGGACAAAAGATCGAGATAGGATTAACGAAAATGACGATTGGATTAGGCTGGGATCCGAATGAAGGAACCGGTCACGACTTTGATCTGGATGCTTCTGCAATCATGATTGATTCTGACAGAAAATTAGTAAGTGAAGAATACTTTGTTTTTTACAATAATCTGAGTTCTCCGGACGGTGCGCTTACCCATACGGGAGATGATCCCAATGGCAAAAGCAGTGATGGTGACGATGATGAGGCTATCATTATAGATCTTGATAAAGTAGATGCAAGAGTGGAGGAAATTCTTTTTGTGGTAACGATAGAAGATTTTGAAAGAAGAAGACAGAATTTCGGACAGGTGAGAAATTCTTATATCAGAGTAGTGGACAATCATTCCAATCAGGAAATTGCAAAGTATGAACTGGATGAAGATTTCTCCATTGAAACAGGTGTAGAGTTCGGCAGGCTCTACAAAAGAAACGGAAGCTGGAAGTTTGAAGCTTCAGGAATAGGGTACAGGGCAGATCTCGGCTTCTTCCTTGAGAAATACTACAAAGGACAAATCATCAAGTAA
- a CDS encoding TerD family protein has protein sequence MAINLQKGQTIDLRKNDRGESVYDLSKVTIGLGWDVRKQGGGFFGKLFSKEAEYDLDAVAFLLDGNGKVANLGRTVQTNDGRQMGLYQGDVVFFNSMQHPSGNVWLTGDNRTGAGDGDDEQIIVKLDQLDQRYQKIVFIVTIYQGKTNNQHFGMIENAFIRAVDASGKEITKYSLSGDSTMNGKCAMVFAEAYRHNGDWKFRAVGEPHHTDNFIDILRQQYAYSN, from the coding sequence ATGGCGATCAATTTACAGAAAGGACAAACGATAGATTTAAGAAAGAACGACCGCGGAGAAAGCGTTTATGATCTTTCAAAAGTAACCATCGGATTAGGATGGGATGTAAGAAAACAAGGAGGTGGATTCTTCGGAAAACTCTTCAGTAAAGAAGCAGAATATGACCTGGATGCAGTCGCATTTCTTTTAGACGGTAATGGAAAAGTTGCCAATCTGGGAAGGACGGTACAGACCAATGACGGAAGACAGATGGGGCTTTATCAGGGAGATGTGGTTTTTTTCAATTCTATGCAGCACCCCAGCGGAAATGTTTGGCTTACGGGAGACAACAGAACCGGAGCGGGAGATGGAGATGATGAGCAGATCATTGTAAAGCTGGATCAGCTGGATCAGCGTTATCAGAAAATTGTGTTCATTGTTACCATTTATCAGGGAAAAACCAATAACCAGCATTTCGGAATGATCGAAAATGCATTCATCCGTGCAGTAGATGCTTCCGGAAAAGAAATTACAAAATACAGTCTTTCCGGCGATTCAACTATGAATGGGAAATGTGCTATGGTTTTTGCCGAAGCATACCGTCACAATGGAGACTGGAAATTCCGTGCTGTAGGAGAGCCGCACCATACCGATAACTTTATCGATATTCTGAGACAGCAGTACGCGTATTCCAACTAG
- a CDS encoding TetR/AcrR family transcriptional regulator → MKTKDKILSKALELFNDKGYNNITTRHIAAELHISAGNLHYHFKHSEDIVRMLFSELTLKMDTLLNQMKKTENKTLKDLYQFTYATSEIFYSYRFIFINFTDILNQNPDIESKYEGINFSRKEEFQMIFSDLQKNQIFQQNLPQFFTESLVEQIFIIADNWLTHNRLILKLSPEEAIRHYTLLQMNLFYPLLNKEQQKLYEQQYIQ, encoded by the coding sequence ATGAAGACCAAGGATAAAATTCTGTCCAAAGCACTGGAATTATTTAATGATAAGGGATATAACAATATCACCACAAGGCATATTGCGGCTGAACTTCATATCAGTGCAGGAAATCTGCATTATCATTTCAAACACTCTGAAGACATCGTTAGAATGCTTTTTTCAGAACTTACCCTGAAAATGGATACGCTGCTGAACCAGATGAAAAAAACAGAGAATAAAACACTGAAAGACTTATATCAATTCACCTACGCTACCTCAGAAATTTTTTATTCTTACCGCTTCATATTCATTAATTTTACAGATATCCTGAACCAGAATCCTGATATTGAGTCGAAATATGAAGGGATCAATTTCAGCAGGAAAGAAGAATTTCAGATGATCTTTTCTGACCTTCAAAAAAACCAGATATTTCAGCAAAATCTTCCGCAATTTTTTACAGAAAGCCTTGTTGAACAGATTTTTATCATTGCCGATAACTGGCTAACCCATAACAGGCTTATTTTAAAACTCAGTCCGGAAGAAGCAATACGGCATTATACTCTTTTGCAGATGAATCTTTTCTATCCGCTTCTCAATAAAGAACAGCAAAAACTTTATGAACAACAGTACATCCAATAA
- a CDS encoding NAD(P)H-dependent oxidoreductase, with amino-acid sequence MRHLIIYTHPNENSLNHTILSTVVETLQSRNEEIIVRDLYATGFDPVLSLEDMQGQRMGKISDDVKTEQEYISWAEQITFIYPIWWTGLPAIMKGYIDRVFSYGFAYRYDQGIQKGLLKGKKTIIINTHGKSHDEYEKMGMDKALTLTSDNGIFLYSGLEIIRHLFFDKADKASAEDLEIWKEQIKNLYSEYVLND; translated from the coding sequence ATGAGACATTTAATTATTTACACACACCCTAATGAAAACAGTTTAAATCATACTATATTGAGTACTGTTGTTGAAACCCTTCAGTCCCGTAACGAGGAAATTATTGTGAGAGATCTTTATGCTACAGGTTTTGATCCTGTACTCTCCTTAGAAGATATGCAGGGGCAGCGTATGGGGAAAATTTCAGATGATGTAAAAACGGAACAGGAATATATTTCCTGGGCAGAGCAGATTACATTTATTTACCCCATCTGGTGGACCGGCCTGCCTGCCATAATGAAAGGATATATAGACCGCGTTTTCAGTTATGGATTTGCTTACCGCTATGATCAGGGGATACAGAAAGGACTTTTAAAAGGTAAAAAAACTATTATCATTAATACCCATGGAAAATCTCATGACGAATATGAAAAAATGGGAATGGATAAAGCACTGACGCTTACCTCTGACAATGGTATCTTCCTCTATTCCGGCCTCGAAATCATCAGGCATTTATTTTTTGACAAAGCAGATAAAGCTTCTGCAGAAGATCTTGAAATCTGGAAAGAACAGATTAAAAATTTATACTCTGAATATGTACTTAACGATTAA
- a CDS encoding helix-turn-helix domain-containing protein: MELHPEYKEYRISVPQEFENVFTHFYCAENTSETSITKTLLPTYQTILLFCFGESAVISSRENTMIRVDKCMVSGPVRQAFEYTLPTGCSILVANFKDDAFYRFFGKISFEKPARHPDELLEENCFTDLWYQLTSFNSPNEKVNHILEFCKPYLRNQDLTSQLLSSFENHLLNPVKAIAEQTQQTERNIQRKQKEQFGYSLKELTRYNRFLKAIQLIEKETEKQNQVKWFTIIDECGYYDQSQLIHDFKHFINISPAQYLKFQQEICNPKSE, encoded by the coding sequence ATGGAATTACATCCGGAATATAAGGAGTACAGAATTTCAGTTCCTCAGGAATTTGAGAATGTATTCACTCATTTTTATTGTGCTGAAAACACTTCTGAAACATCAATTACCAAAACACTCCTACCTACTTATCAGACAATTCTGTTATTTTGTTTTGGAGAAAGTGCTGTCATTTCTTCCCGCGAAAATACCATGATAAGAGTGGATAAATGTATGGTATCCGGACCGGTAAGACAAGCTTTTGAATATACCCTTCCCACCGGGTGCTCTATTCTGGTGGCTAATTTCAAAGACGACGCATTTTACAGGTTTTTTGGGAAAATATCCTTTGAAAAGCCGGCAAGACATCCGGATGAACTGCTGGAAGAAAACTGTTTTACAGACCTTTGGTATCAGCTTACCTCCTTCAATTCCCCCAATGAAAAGGTGAATCATATTCTTGAATTCTGTAAACCTTATCTGCGGAATCAGGATCTTACCAGCCAGCTTTTGAGCAGCTTTGAGAATCATCTTTTAAATCCTGTTAAAGCCATCGCAGAGCAGACACAGCAGACAGAAAGAAACATACAGCGAAAACAGAAAGAACAGTTTGGCTATTCTTTAAAAGAACTTACCCGGTACAACCGCTTTTTAAAAGCCATACAGCTCATTGAAAAAGAAACCGAAAAACAAAACCAGGTTAAATGGTTTACCATTATTGATGAATGCGGCTATTATGATCAGAGCCAGCTTATTCATGATTTCAAGCATTTTATCAACATTTCACCGGCACAGTATTTAAAATTCCAGCAGGAAATATGTAATCCAAAGTCAGAATAA
- a CDS encoding PP2C family serine/threonine-protein phosphatase gives MMGKFFRKSANGSKPKTMEQALIYKEKEEFKDVHWVLKNASAKQFYEFRFDMEDFPNIRIQHISGLEETGLAFDNNTISGTPVTNNMYHLDVQFCHIHDQNLMETKKIQLFVNADPKDLWKNIPSDKNAAFYKSEENSFKGSFSDKKMVVASKRGRSHAHEGKFREDDFAVRMLPAGWNIIAVSDGAGSASAAREGSRLVTRTVNDFFSSQEILDQIEHNINILYNRQSSAEEQREAQQNVINILSQSVVHVYHTLEKSAAENALSMNDLHATLIFTLLKKFSFGYIILSFGVGDCPINLINSDFSDVQLLNRMDVGEFGGGTRFITMKEIFDDTMFSRFRITCVENFSYLVLMTDGIYDPKFTTENKLEDTESWKLFFEDLAGNNEDRTKVDFINNEKIDEQLLGWIDFWSRGNHDDRTLAIIY, from the coding sequence ATGATGGGTAAGTTTTTCAGAAAATCCGCAAATGGATCCAAGCCTAAAACTATGGAGCAGGCCCTTATTTATAAAGAAAAAGAAGAATTCAAAGATGTTCATTGGGTATTGAAAAATGCCAGTGCCAAACAGTTCTATGAGTTCAGATTTGATATGGAAGACTTTCCCAACATCAGGATTCAGCATATCAGTGGTCTTGAAGAAACAGGACTTGCATTTGATAATAACACGATTTCAGGAACTCCGGTCACAAATAATATGTATCATCTGGATGTTCAGTTTTGTCACATTCATGATCAGAATCTGATGGAAACCAAAAAAATACAGCTCTTTGTCAACGCAGATCCCAAAGACTTGTGGAAAAATATTCCAAGCGATAAAAATGCGGCTTTTTATAAGTCTGAGGAAAATTCATTCAAAGGTTCTTTTTCAGATAAAAAAATGGTTGTCGCTTCCAAAAGAGGACGTTCTCATGCGCATGAAGGTAAATTTCGTGAAGACGATTTTGCTGTACGTATGCTTCCGGCAGGTTGGAATATTATTGCTGTTTCGGATGGAGCAGGCTCCGCCTCTGCTGCAAGAGAAGGTTCAAGGCTGGTGACGAGAACAGTCAATGATTTTTTCAGCTCACAGGAAATTTTAGATCAGATCGAACATAATATCAATATTCTGTACAACCGTCAATCTTCCGCTGAAGAACAACGGGAAGCTCAGCAAAATGTCATTAATATCTTATCCCAAAGTGTAGTACATGTTTATCACACATTAGAAAAATCGGCAGCAGAAAATGCCCTTTCTATGAATGATCTGCATGCAACCCTTATCTTTACTTTGCTTAAAAAGTTCAGTTTTGGATATATCATTCTGAGCTTCGGAGTAGGAGACTGTCCCATCAATCTCATTAATTCTGATTTTTCAGACGTTCAGCTTCTAAACAGGATGGACGTGGGAGAATTTGGTGGCGGCACCCGTTTTATTACGATGAAAGAAATCTTTGATGATACAATGTTTTCCCGTTTCCGGATCACCTGTGTAGAAAATTTCTCGTACCTGGTACTGATGACTGACGGTATTTATGATCCTAAATTTACCACAGAAAATAAACTGGAAGATACGGAAAGCTGGAAATTATTTTTTGAAGACCTTGCCGGAAATAATGAAGACCGTACAAAAGTGGATTTTATCAATAATGAAAAAATTGATGAACAACTTTTAGGCTGGATTGATTTCTGGAGCAGAGGAAATCATGATGACCGTACATTGGCCATAATCTATTAA
- a CDS encoding helix-hairpin-helix domain-containing protein — MKNTIKVVSVLDAAKSYEYVDENPIRGGVKDVYFSPDKDYVVAFYRNRLDEGQKERIMRIVSTYLQSIQNGNASEYFLNEIFRWPYDIVERNTLTGIVVPVYHNKFYFTKGYIGSDNIQGQDKVGKWFTAPMFRNPQYPLRLDPSELGDWLSYFQIAVNISRGVKKLHQMGLAHSDLSYNNILVDPVTKSACIIDIDGLVVPKLFPPEVIGTADFIAPEVLKTKHLNLQDPGRHLPNQKTDLHALAVLIYMYLLRRHPLRGGKIWDLDSEQDEILSMGEKAMFVEHPENNSNHVKSDHLRKWDAFWGDPQNIPYTVTGPYISELFRKTFIDGLHDPIRRPTANEWETALLKTVDLIQPCHNSSCTEKWYVFDNTSKPKCPFCGTPHQGTLPVLDLYFRFDDEVWKPENHRLMVYHNQYLFKWHVSRKVIRNENLTMQDKMPVGYFTFHQGKWVLVNQGLSGMRDVTEQKEIPPGSMAELTEGKKILLSSEEGGRLIYVTMANQ, encoded by the coding sequence ATGAAAAACACCATTAAGGTTGTCTCTGTTCTGGACGCAGCCAAATCCTATGAATATGTAGATGAAAACCCTATCCGCGGCGGGGTGAAAGATGTTTATTTTTCGCCGGATAAAGATTATGTAGTCGCTTTCTACCGAAATCGTCTGGATGAAGGACAGAAAGAGAGAATCATGAGAATTGTTTCTACCTATCTGCAAAGCATACAGAACGGAAATGCTTCGGAATACTTTCTGAATGAAATATTCAGATGGCCCTACGATATTGTGGAAAGGAATACCCTCACAGGAATTGTGGTTCCTGTCTATCACAATAAATTTTATTTTACCAAAGGATACATCGGTTCAGATAATATCCAGGGACAGGATAAGGTGGGGAAATGGTTTACCGCGCCCATGTTCCGGAATCCGCAGTACCCGTTGAGACTGGATCCGTCAGAGCTGGGAGATTGGCTGAGCTATTTCCAGATAGCGGTCAATATCAGCAGAGGAGTGAAAAAGCTGCATCAGATGGGGCTGGCACATTCCGATTTATCATATAATAATATTCTGGTGGATCCCGTAACAAAATCTGCCTGCATTATTGATATTGACGGGCTTGTTGTTCCCAAACTCTTTCCGCCGGAAGTGATAGGAACCGCCGATTTTATTGCTCCTGAAGTGTTGAAAACAAAACATCTGAATCTTCAGGATCCGGGCAGGCATTTACCCAATCAAAAAACAGATCTGCATGCTCTTGCGGTCCTGATCTATATGTATCTGCTGAGAAGGCATCCCTTGCGTGGAGGGAAAATCTGGGATCTGGATTCCGAACAGGACGAAATTTTATCCATGGGAGAAAAAGCTATGTTTGTGGAGCATCCGGAAAATAATTCCAATCATGTGAAATCAGATCATCTCAGAAAATGGGATGCATTCTGGGGGGATCCTCAAAACATTCCTTACACGGTTACAGGTCCTTATATTTCAGAATTATTCCGGAAAACATTCATAGACGGACTGCATGATCCCATCAGACGCCCAACAGCCAATGAATGGGAAACCGCTTTACTGAAAACCGTAGATCTTATCCAGCCCTGCCATAATTCCAGCTGTACCGAAAAATGGTATGTCTTTGATAACACCAGCAAGCCGAAATGCCCATTTTGCGGAACACCCCATCAGGGAACACTCCCGGTATTAGATCTGTATTTCAGATTTGATGATGAGGTATGGAAGCCGGAGAATCACAGATTAATGGTCTATCATAATCAGTATCTTTTCAAATGGCACGTTTCCCGGAAAGTGATCAGAAATGAAAACCTGACAATGCAGGATAAAATGCCTGTAGGGTATTTTACTTTCCATCAGGGAAAATGGGTATTGGTGAATCAGGGCTTATCCGGAATGAGAGATGTCACAGAACAAAAAGAAATTCCGCCAGGCTCTATGGCAGAGCTCACTGAGGGTAAAAAAATATTGCTTTCCTCTGAAGAAGGCGGAAGATTGATCTATGTGACCATGGCGAATCAGTAA
- a CDS encoding TerY-C metal binding domain-containing protein, whose product MRRLPIYFLVDISESMVGEPIEQVQEGIANIIRELKKDPYSLETVYISVIGFAGEAEVITPMQDIISFYPPKIPIGSGTSLSQGLIKVMDCIDRDIVKTTYERKGDWKPIVFLFTDGVPTDDATKAIERWNTKYNGKSNTIAVSIGENTNYKLLGSLADHVLLFNNSDENSYKEFFKWVTDSIKTTSQSVTEAKKEGINLSKIDSLILEKVDPEMEQRFPDNNFVVLNGKCQETEKLYLMKFKKAFAESSIPGMATRYYRLDGAYKIDEKAYYRLSSNQKTQLTINIEELDGGTSCPHCANPIALATCSCGGIHCLRGEGYSKCPWCGTSDYYGFSEGGFDINRTLG is encoded by the coding sequence ATGAGAAGACTGCCTATTTATTTTTTAGTAGACATCTCCGAATCTATGGTAGGAGAACCCATTGAGCAGGTACAGGAAGGTATCGCCAACATTATCAGGGAATTGAAAAAGGATCCTTATTCGCTGGAAACGGTTTACATTTCTGTGATAGGATTTGCGGGAGAAGCTGAAGTGATTACTCCAATGCAGGATATTATCAGCTTTTATCCCCCTAAAATCCCCATCGGAAGCGGGACCTCCCTTTCTCAGGGCTTAATCAAAGTAATGGATTGTATTGACAGGGATATCGTGAAAACAACCTATGAAAGGAAAGGCGACTGGAAACCTATTGTCTTCCTTTTTACAGACGGTGTTCCCACTGATGATGCCACCAAAGCCATCGAAAGATGGAATACCAAATACAACGGAAAATCTAACACTATCGCTGTTTCTATTGGAGAAAATACCAATTATAAACTTCTTGGCTCTCTGGCAGACCATGTTTTGTTATTCAATAATTCCGATGAGAATTCTTACAAAGAGTTTTTCAAATGGGTAACGGATTCTATTAAAACCACCAGCCAGAGTGTAACAGAAGCCAAAAAGGAAGGAATTAATCTGTCTAAAATTGATTCCCTTATCCTGGAAAAGGTAGATCCCGAAATGGAGCAGAGATTTCCGGACAATAATTTTGTAGTACTGAATGGTAAATGCCAGGAAACGGAAAAGCTGTATCTGATGAAATTTAAAAAAGCCTTTGCAGAATCCAGCATTCCGGGAATGGCCACAAGATACTACAGATTGGATGGAGCGTATAAAATTGATGAAAAAGCCTACTACAGGCTATCCTCTAATCAGAAAACACAGCTTACAATCAACATAGAAGAACTGGACGGAGGAACCTCATGTCCTCACTGTGCCAATCCCATTGCCCTGGCTACCTGCTCATGTGGTGGAATTCATTGCTTAAGGGGAGAAGGATACAGCAAATGTCCATGGTGCGGAACCTCGGATTATTATGGGTTTTCCGAGGGAGGATTTGATATTAACAGAACTTTGGGCTAA
- a CDS encoding 3'-5' exoribonuclease domain-containing protein: MSYIMVDIESDGPIPGDFSMVCFGAVLVKEKLDTTFYGKLKPVSEKYNPDALAVSGFSREETMSFDDPEKVMLAFEDWIKNHSKGRPIFISDNNGFDWMFICWYFHHFIGRNPFGFSSRRLSDLYCGLEKDTFAQWKHLRKTEHTHHPVDDARGNAEVLLHMKEEMGLKIALQ; this comes from the coding sequence ATGAGCTACATCATGGTTGATATCGAGTCAGATGGTCCGATTCCCGGAGATTTTTCAATGGTCTGTTTCGGAGCAGTGCTTGTGAAAGAGAAACTGGATACTACTTTTTATGGAAAATTAAAGCCTGTTTCGGAAAAATACAATCCTGATGCTTTGGCGGTTTCAGGTTTCAGCAGGGAAGAAACGATGAGTTTTGATGATCCCGAGAAAGTCATGCTGGCTTTTGAAGACTGGATTAAAAATCATTCCAAGGGCCGGCCAATATTTATCAGTGACAATAATGGTTTCGACTGGATGTTTATCTGCTGGTATTTCCATCATTTTATCGGACGTAATCCTTTTGGCTTTTCATCCAGAAGGCTTTCTGATCTTTACTGCGGGCTGGAAAAGGATACATTTGCCCAGTGGAAGCATCTCCGCAAAACGGAACACACGCATCATCCCGTAGACGATGCCAGAGGAAATGCAGAAGTTTTGCTGCACATGAAAGAAGAAATGGGACTGAAAATTGCATTACAATAA
- a CDS encoding vWA domain-containing protein, which produces MSRRLLAYFLLDTSGSMNGEPIQALNNGFNGLISMLRADPQAMDSLHLSVITFDREVRNMIPLTDLASFYPMEITCPDSGPTHTGAALEMVSGLVQREMVKESADTKGDWQPLLFIFTDGKPSDIQKYRQMIPVIRGLEFGAIVGCAAGPKADEQFLKELTDHVVKLDTTDAITLSSFFKWVSSSITQGGQSQNTGENITLPPPPSELNIII; this is translated from the coding sequence ATGAGCAGGAGATTATTAGCTTATTTTTTATTAGATACTTCGGGATCTATGAACGGAGAACCAATTCAGGCATTGAACAATGGCTTCAACGGTCTTATCAGTATGCTCCGCGCAGATCCGCAGGCAATGGACAGTCTGCATCTGAGTGTCATTACCTTCGATAGAGAGGTGAGGAATATGATACCATTAACAGATCTGGCCAGCTTTTATCCCATGGAAATTACCTGTCCGGACAGCGGACCTACTCATACCGGTGCGGCTTTGGAAATGGTTTCCGGATTGGTTCAGCGAGAAATGGTAAAAGAATCGGCTGATACAAAAGGCGACTGGCAGCCTCTGTTGTTTATTTTTACAGATGGAAAACCTTCAGATATTCAGAAATACAGGCAGATGATCCCTGTGATCAGAGGTCTTGAGTTTGGGGCTATCGTAGGATGCGCGGCCGGCCCGAAAGCTGATGAACAGTTTCTGAAAGAACTGACGGATCATGTTGTAAAACTGGATACTACAGATGCCATTACCCTTTCTTCTTTTTTCAAATGGGTAAGTTCTTCCATCACTCAGGGAGGACAGTCTCAGAATACGGGAGAGAATATCACTTTACCTCCGCCGCCATCGGAGCTTAATATTATTATTTAA
- a CDS encoding GNAT family N-acetyltransferase, with amino-acid sequence MNPDLHYRQADETDIDFLLDLRIKTMNPHYESSGLSTDRETTLGRVLYQFEKANIILLDNEPIGLLKLDRTFTNIEVLQLQIDPSTQGKGLGKKILSDILEEASSAGKTVSLSVLKTNKAQHLYKSLGFTITGEDEHSYFMETERG; translated from the coding sequence ATGAATCCTGACCTGCATTACAGACAAGCTGATGAAACTGATATTGATTTTCTTCTCGATCTCAGAATAAAAACCATGAATCCCCATTATGAAAGTTCCGGGCTTTCTACAGACAGGGAAACAACGCTGGGAAGAGTTCTGTATCAATTTGAAAAAGCTAATATCATTCTTTTGGATAATGAACCTATCGGACTGTTAAAGCTGGACAGAACATTTACCAATATTGAGGTCCTGCAGCTTCAGATAGATCCCAGTACGCAAGGTAAAGGTCTCGGAAAAAAGATTTTGTCTGATATTTTAGAGGAAGCTTCATCAGCGGGAAAAACAGTTTCATTAAGTGTCTTAAAAACCAATAAGGCACAGCATCTTTATAAAAGTCTGGGTTTTACAATTACAGGCGAAGATGAGCATTCTTATTTTATGGAAACAGAAAGGGGGTAA
- a CDS encoding GNAT family N-acetyltransferase produces the protein MNNSTSNNPRITIRKGTGSDLPEMLQLFTATIDEVGKKDYDLQQLEAWKSGAENKERWMDVIRNQYVLLAVAGNTIVGFCSLDQGNYIDLLFVHKDHQHKGIAFLLYHQIEQEALQCNEKKLTADVSKTARPFFEKTGFQVIQEQTVRVKGIAMTNYKMVKHLIS, from the coding sequence ATGAACAACAGTACATCCAATAATCCCCGCATTACCATCAGAAAAGGAACCGGCAGCGATCTCCCCGAAATGTTGCAGCTGTTTACAGCAACAATAGATGAGGTAGGTAAAAAAGATTATGATCTTCAGCAGCTCGAAGCCTGGAAATCCGGGGCTGAAAATAAGGAAAGGTGGATGGACGTAATCAGGAATCAATATGTTTTGCTCGCTGTCGCCGGAAATACAATAGTAGGTTTCTGCTCACTTGATCAGGGAAATTATATTGATCTGCTTTTTGTACACAAAGACCATCAGCATAAAGGGATTGCTTTTTTGCTTTACCATCAGATTGAACAAGAAGCTCTGCAATGCAATGAAAAAAAACTTACTGCTGATGTAAGCAAAACTGCCAGACCATTTTTTGAAAAAACAGGTTTTCAGGTCATTCAGGAACAGACTGTCAGGGTAAAAGGAATTGCAATGACTAATTATAAAATGGTAAAACACCTCATCTCTTAA
- the tyrS gene encoding tyrosine--tRNA ligase: MIHSLQENVAIILPENGLEEKIAQAEKENRKLTIKLGFDPTAPDLHLGHAVVLKKLKQFQDLGHQIIIVVGSFTARIGDPTGKNKARKPLSAEDVRHHAQTYINQLSRVIDVHKTKIVFNSDWLDALDCSEVIQLLSKVTVAQLMHRNDFNKRFTENTPIAMHELVYPILQGFDSVKIKCDIEMGGTDQLFNCTMGRQLQEVHQMPAQIVMCMPLLRGLDGKEKMSKSLNNIIGLTDEPNEMFGKTMSIPDGLIEEFINLTTDFSAEEKKALLSKIHEGENPMNIKKLIAKNIISQYHDSTSAEQAEQFFINQFQNKNFEEKVYEPIAIASLKSNENRISLIELCHQLKKDLSKSAIRRLIESGGIQINSIKITDVNEEIELTLQTKIKVGKRGFFELI, from the coding sequence ATGATCCATTCATTACAAGAAAATGTGGCTATCATCCTGCCAGAAAACGGTCTGGAAGAAAAGATAGCCCAAGCCGAAAAGGAAAACAGAAAACTCACCATCAAACTGGGGTTTGATCCTACCGCACCAGATCTCCATCTGGGACATGCTGTGGTCTTAAAAAAACTGAAACAGTTTCAGGATTTGGGGCATCAGATCATTATTGTGGTAGGGAGCTTTACTGCGAGAATTGGTGATCCTACCGGAAAAAATAAAGCAAGAAAACCACTGAGCGCTGAAGATGTTCGGCATCATGCCCAGACTTACATCAACCAGCTTTCCAGGGTAATTGATGTACACAAGACGAAAATTGTTTTCAATTCTGACTGGCTGGATGCCCTTGATTGTTCTGAGGTGATTCAGCTGCTGTCCAAAGTCACCGTTGCCCAACTGATGCATCGAAATGATTTTAACAAAAGATTCACGGAAAATACCCCTATTGCCATGCATGAACTGGTATACCCGATTCTTCAGGGGTTCGATTCTGTAAAAATAAAGTGTGATATTGAAATGGGCGGTACGGATCAGCTGTTCAACTGTACAATGGGAAGGCAGCTGCAGGAAGTTCACCAAATGCCTGCTCAGATTGTCATGTGTATGCCGCTTCTGAGAGGTCTTGACGGAAAGGAAAAAATGAGCAAATCACTCAATAATATTATCGGACTGACGGATGAACCCAATGAGATGTTCGGAAAAACCATGTCCATTCCGGATGGCTTGATTGAAGAGTTTATCAACCTTACCACCGATTTTTCTGCAGAAGAAAAAAAAGCACTTCTTTCCAAAATACATGAAGGCGAAAACCCTATGAATATAAAAAAACTCATTGCCAAAAATATCATCAGCCAATACCACGACTCCACTTCGGCTGAACAGGCAGAACAATTTTTTATCAACCAGTTCCAGAATAAAAATTTTGAGGAGAAAGTATATGAACCCATTGCCATTGCTTCTTTAAAAAGTAATGAAAACAGGATCTCCCTGATAGAACTTTGCCATCAGCTTAAAAAAGACCTCAGCAAGTCTGCCATCCGGAGATTAATTGAAAGTGGAGGAATTCAGATCAACAGCATTAAAATAACGGACGTCAACGAAGAAATTGAACTGACCCTTCAAACGAAAATAAAAGTCGGAAAAAGGGGCTTTTTTGAGTTGATATGA